The following coding sequences are from one Ornithorhynchus anatinus isolate Pmale09 chromosome 11, mOrnAna1.pri.v4, whole genome shotgun sequence window:
- the MARVELD3 gene encoding MARVEL domain-containing protein 3 — protein MEAAEAPRARDGRDPHRPRERERERGRERVPGPPRRERERRADGQGRPAGRGDRTTERTGRTDGQRSGPGQRGGPAERTHGPHGPHGPRDRERDRAPDRRHQAPRHPGPSGPRSPAPPHGNPPSLGPASGPPEARYLPSSPHPGLEEVEYYGLEEESEAEGLLDCHRCQYLCTGRACCQMVEVLLNLLILSCGAMSYNSTGGYTGITSLGGIYYYQYGGAYSGFHGADGEKAQQLDIQFYQLKLPTVTVAMAVGGALMTFCCLLLLLGVLRVPWHCPAWLVLEALLDGLIAVGYVPALYFYFRHLAAAYDSPVCREREQLYQSKGYNGFNCSLHGGDIGAGLFAAVSIVAFVLSAVLAVRGYRKVRGLKKKRPVEMPELYDLPVGGTGSGRALSLCLSSP, from the exons ATGGAGGCGGCCGAGGCCCCGCGGGCACGGGACGGCCGGGACCCGCACAGGccccgggagcgggagcgggagcggggaaGGGAGCGGGTCCCCGGCCCGCCGAGgagggagcgagagcggcggGCCGACGGCCAGGGGAGGCCGGCCGGCCGCGGGGACCGGACCACCGAAAGGACcggccggacggacggacagaggtCCGGCCCGGGCCAAAGGGGCGGCCCCGCCGAGAGGACCCACGGCCCGCACGGCCCGCACGGCCCGCGGGACCGGGAGCGGGACCGGGCCCCGGACCGGCGCCACCAAGCCCCGAGGCACCCCGGACCCTCtggcccccgctcccccgccccgccccacgggAACCCGCCAAGCCTAGGCCCCGCCAg TGGCCCCCCTGAGGCCAGATATCTTCCCTCAAGTCCCCATCccggcctggaggaggtggagtacTACGGCCTGGAGGAAGAGTCTGAGGCAGAAGGACTGCTCGATTGCCACAGATGCCAATACCTTTGCACTGGGAGAG CTTGCTGCCAGATGGTGGAAGTTCTGCTGAATTTGCTGATCCTGTCCTGCGGCGCCATGTCTTACAATTCGACGGGGGGCTACACGGGCATCACCAGCTTGGGGGGCATTTACTACTACCAGTACGGAGGGGCTTACAGTGGTTTCCATGGCGCCGATGGGGAGAAAGCCCAACAGCTGGACATCCAGTTCTACCAGCTGAAGCTGCCCACGGTCACGGTCGCCATGGCCGTCGGAGGGGCGCTCATGACTTTCTGCTGCCTCCTGCTTCTGCTGGGCGTCCTGCGGGTGCCCTGGCACTGCCCGGCGTGGTTGGTGCTGGAAGCCCTGCTGGACGGGCTCATCGCCGTGGGCTACGTGCCGGCTTTGTATTTCTATTTCCGCCACCTCGCGGCGGCCTACGATTCTCCCGTGTGCAGAGAGCGGGAACAGCTCTATCAGAGCAAAGGCTACAATGGCTTCAATTGCAGCTTGCACGGGGGAGACATCGGAGCCGGACTCTTTGCTGCCGTAAGCATCGTGGCCTTCGTCCTCAGCGCCGTCTTGGCCGTCAGGGGATACCGAAAAGTCCGAGGGCTGAAGAAGAAGCGGCCAGTGGAAATGCCCGAGTTGTACGATCTTCCTGTCGGGGGTACCGGCTCCGGAAGAGCTCTctcactctgcctctcttctccgtGA